The Papilio machaon chromosome 3, ilPapMach1.1, whole genome shotgun sequence genome window below encodes:
- the LOC106708510 gene encoding cytochrome b5, with amino-acid sequence MEQEIKLFTREELKSRNTREDAILIIHNGVYDVTKFLEEHPGGEEVLLERAGQDGTDPFEDVSHSSDARSLMQQYKIGELVEADRTQNKTAFPQQWSNDTPRELGNAWSSWVVPLALALAATLLYRYLFA; translated from the exons atggaacAAGAAATCAAACTGTTCACTCGGGAGGAACTCAAATCCCGTAATACACGGGAAGACGCGATCCTCATTATCCACAACGGTGTCTATGATGTGACAAAGTTTCTTGAAGAG CACCCGGGCGGCGAGGAGGTGCTGCTGGAGCGCGCGGGGCAAGACGGCACCGACCCCTTCGAGGATGTCAGCCACAGCTCCGACGCCAG GTCTCTGATGCAGCAGTACAAGATCGGCGAGCTGGTGGAAGCGGACCGCACGCAGAACAAGACCGCCTTCCCGCAGCAGTGGTCCAACGACACGCCGCGCGAGCTGGGCAA CGCGTGGAGCTCGTGGGTGGTGCCGCTGGCGCTGGCGCTGGCCGCCACGCTGCTCTACCGCTACCTGTTCGCCTAG
- the LOC106708137 gene encoding CDGSH iron-sulfur domain-containing protein 3, mitochondrial has protein sequence MYANRSIRLISSLRLVNKQLTQANYVTKAPKPEIPKNPLASVYSADDQKDSGIVYDRKPFKLTLEEGKTYHWCLCGRSKSQPLCDGTHKDVFLKITQRPIRFTVDKTKEYWLCNCKQTKNRPFCDGTHKQKEIQEATTIKV, from the exons ATGTATGCGAATAGGAGTATCAGATTAATTAGTTCGCTTCGGTTAGTAAATAAACAG TTGACACAGGCTAATTATGTGACAAAAGCACCAAAGCCAGAAATTCCTAAAAATCCATTGGCATCTGTGTATTCGGCTGATGATCAAAAAGACAGTGGAATTGTTTATGACCGCAAACCCTTTAAGCTAACCCTGGAGGAAGGGAAGACCTACCACTGGTGCTTATGTGGCCGCTCCAAATCTCAGCCACTGTGTGATGGCACTCATAAGgatgtgtttttaaaaattactcaacg gCCCATCAGGTTTACTgttgataaaacaaaagagtACTGGCTGTGCAACTGTAAACAGACTAAAAATCGTCCATTTTGTGATGGCACCCACAAGCAGAAAGAAATTCAAGAGGCTACTACAATCAAAGTTTAG
- the LOC106708066 gene encoding cell division cycle 7-related protein kinase — protein MSRIRGIETKIKVQKDVFQIQQGFKNGYANAIRKKSDDDSFDKDDAEKHQIDELLHKLPALDQIFEVHRKIGEGTFSSVYLGSLRRHSTLPAADRRWFAIKHLVPTAHPARIEHELRCLQDIGGKHNVIGVDLCLRHLDTIVFIMPYIPHRKFSEYVGEMDWEELRRYMRALLEALRHVHSFGIIHRDVKPSNFLYDRDNKRYLLVDFGLAQRVCVSPDEPAAPRPASDPAQDSAPTLAHSNKRTRDQLEDDSSPGAKRVALDLTVESKRVNVSTDLSKKLTGPSKVQLPKAVALKREAATCACACAGVGGVCAGGGCATRAVARAPRAGTQGFRPPEVLLKWPRQSAAVDLWAAGVVLATVLLNRYPLFRAADDVSALAEVTELLGTAAVQRAAHHLGRRVVTSVRRPGMCLRKLSAHLRGAAPPRPPSAPPRPPSAPPRPPCARCRRPAARCLCPDENVSASSFEAGKWVAGFPDSAFALAAHLLEPAPAQRPSAAAALSHAFLADPAPHTT, from the exons ATGTCCCGAATAAGAGGAattgagacaaaaatcaaagTACAGAAAGATGTGTTTCAAATTCAACAAGGATTTAAAAACGGTTATGCTAATGCGATTAGAAAAAAAAGCGATGACGACTCTTTTGATAAAGACGATGCAGAGA AACATCAGATAGATGAGCTGCTGCATAAGCTTCCAGCTTTGGACCAGATATTTGAAGTCCACCGCAAGATCGGGGAAGGAACATTCAGCTCAGTGTACCTGGGCTCCTTGCGCCGGCACTCTACGCTGCCGGCCGCCGACCGTCGCTGGTTCGCCATCAAGCACCTAGTGCCCACTGCACATCCTGCCCGCATAGAGCATGAGTTGCGCTGCTTACAAGATATAGg GGGCAAGCACAATGTAATTGGTGTGGATCTCTGCCTGCGACACCTCGATACCATTGTGTTCATAATGCCTTATATACCTCACAGGAAGTTCTCA GAGTACGTGGGCGAGATGGACTGGGAGGAGCTGCGGCGGTACATGCGCGCGCTGCTCGAGGCGCTGCGCCACGTGCACTCCTTCGGCATCATCCACCGCGACGTCAAGCCCAGCAACTTTCTCTACGACAGGGACAACAAGAG ATACTTGCTGGTTGACTTTGGTCTGGCGCAGCGCGTGTGCGTGTCTCCCGATGAGCCGGccgcgccccgccccgcctCAGACCCCGCCCAGGACTCCGCCCCCACGCTCGCGCACTCCAACAAACGCACAAGGGACCAACTAGAG GACGATTCCTCGCCAGGAGCGAAAAGAGTAGCCCTCGATCTCACCGTGGAGTCTAAGAGAGTCAACGTCAGCACCGATCTCTCTAAGAAACTAACGGGACCTTCGAAGGTCCAATTACCGAAGGCTGTGGCTCTAAAG CGGGAGGCGGCGacgtgcgcgtgcgcgtgcgcaggcgTGGGCGGGGTGTGCGCGGGCGGCGGGTGCGCGACGCGGGCGGTGGCGCGGGCTCCGCGGGCCGGCACGCAGGGCTTCCGCCCGCCCGAGGTGCTGCTGAAGTGGCCGCGGCAGAGCGCCGCCGTCGACCTGTGGGCCGCCGGCGTCGTGCTCGCCACCGTCCTCCTCAACAG GTACCCGCTGTTCCGCGCTGCAGACGACGTGTCAGCGCTGGCGGAGGTGACGGAGCTGCTGGGCACGGCGGCGGTGCAGCGCGCAGCTCACCACCTCG GTCGGCGCGTGGTGACGTCGGTGCGGCGGCCGGGCATGTGCCTGCGCAAGCTGAGCGCGCACCTCCGCGgcgccgccccgccccgcccgccCAGCGCACCGCCCCGCCCGCCCTcggccccgccccgcccgccCTGCGCGCGCTGCCGCCGCCCCGCCGCCCGCTGTCTCTGCCCCGACGAGAACGTATCg GCGAGCAGCTTCGAGGCCGGCAAGTGGGTGGCGGGCTTCCCGGACAGCGCCTTCGCCCTCGCCGCGCACCTGCTGGAGCCTGCGCCCGCGCAGCGCCCCTCCGCCGCGGCCGCCCTGAGCCACGCCTTCCTCGCAGACCCCGCCCCCCACACTACATGA
- the LOC106708288 gene encoding protein OPI10 homolog: MSNVFGLIVSGRLVQTDFTPLTETTFIITIPETESINHAAVFLTGVAPLPAGTAGMVYWSWPDPAAPPSWQLLGHISNTKPSAIFKISNLKKLHELSAENKIGGAFGQQQICNYAQIGISIEPESNVELLASSVAAETNQYVTFAQKMLENLVNFVASFSVTQEQMTPTPGVSYIPLNTLHTWYQNFERRLQQNPNFWKN; encoded by the exons ATGTCTAACGTTTTTGGTTTAATTGTATCAGGACGACTG GTACAAACAGATTTTACGCCGCTGACAGAGACAACGTTTATCATAACAATCCCGGAGACGGAGTCGATCAACCACGCGGCAGTGTTCCTGACGGGCGTGGCGCCACTGCCGGCGGGCACGGCGGGCATGGTTTACTGGAGCTGGCCCGaccccgccgcgccgcccagCTGGCAGCTGCTAGGGCACATCTCCAACACCAAGCCCTCtgccatatttaaaatatccaaCCTCAAGAAGCTCCACGAGTTGTCTG CGGAAAACAAAATAGGGGGTGCATTTGGGCAGCAACAGATCTGCAACTATGCTCAGATTGGAATATCCATTGAACCAGAGTCAAATGTTGAGTTGCTTGCATCATCTGTG GCGGCGGAAACAAATCAGTATGTAACATTTGCACAAAAGATGTTGGAGAATCTGGTGAACTTTGTGGCGTCGTTCTCCGTGACGCAGGAGCAGATGACGCCCACACCGGGCGTCTCCTACATCCCCCTCAACACTCTTCACACCTGGTACCAAAACTTTGAGCGCAGGCTGCAGCAGAACCCAAACTTCTGGAAGAATTAA
- the LOC106708528 gene encoding delta-1-pyrroline-5-carboxylate dehydrogenase, mitochondrial: protein MLTALCVKTLRGIRPLHRAASSVVELPKFQDFGVQNEPVLGYREGSTERKELAEELRRTAAVTEEVPIVIGDEFIKDGDVQHQVMPHDHGKKLAKFYYASEKTIQKAIQVSVSAQKKWDRTPLEERVRIWEKAADMMAGAHRQRLNAATMLGQSKSVVQAEIDSAAELIDFFRFNVFFLKENAKYQPISENPTITRNSMRFRGIDGFIAAISPFNFTAIGGNLAYTPALMGNGVVWKPSDTALLSNWRIFNIMREAGLPAGVVNFVPADGPTFGRTITSSPDLAGINFTGSVPTFNWLWNEVGKNLNRYKNYPRLIGECGGKNYHFVHPSADTRSVVTATIRSAFEYCGQKCSACSRMYIPRSLYEPIKQGLLEERSKLKVGNPNDFSIFTGAVIDNKAFDRITGYIKGAKNNAKNKILGGGEYDNSKGYFVQPTIIETVDPHDKLMTEEIFGPVLTIYVYEDRDVMKALSLVGSSTKFALTGAVFANDKGFQQTALEELKTTAGNFYINDKSTGSVVGQQPFGGGRMSGTNDKAGGPNYVMRWTSPQSIKETFVPLREIDYPYMRD from the coding sequence ATGCTGACAGCGCTGTGCGTGAAAACCCTACGAGGGATTCGTCCCTTGCACCGCGCCGCGTCTAGTGTAGTGGAATTACCCAAATTCCAAGATTTCGGTGTTCAAAACGAGCCCGTTCTGGGTTATCGCGAGGGCAGCACCGAGCGGAAAGAGCTGGCCGAGGAACTAAGACGCACTGCGGCCGTGACCGAAGAAGTACCAATCGTCATAGGGGATGAATTTATCAAAGATGGAGATGTACAACACCAAGTGATGCCTCACGACCACGGCAAAAAGCTGGCCAAGTTCTACTATGCTAGCGAGAAAACGATCCAAAAAGCTATTCAGGTATCTGTGAGTGCTCAAAAGAAATGGGACCGCACTCCGTTGGAAGAGCGTGTACGTATCTGGGAGAAGGCGGCAGATATGATGGCGGGAGCGCACCGGCAGCGCCTCAACGCCGCAACGATGCTCGGGCAGTCCAAGTCTGTTGTGCAAGCTGAAATCGACTCGGCTGCAGAACTCATTGATTTCTTCAGATTCAATGTGTTCTTTCTTAAAGAAAATGCAAAATATCAGCCAATTTCTGAAAACCCTACAATAACCAGGAACAGTATGAGGTTCAGAGGAATTGATGGGTTCATTGCAGCTATCAgcccatttaattttactgccATTGGAGGCAATTTAGCTTATACCCCTGCCCTGATGGGCAATGGTGTTGTGTGGAAACCATCAGATACAGCTCTGCTTTCAAACTGGAGGATATTCAACATCATGAGAGAGGCGGGCTTGCCGGCCGGAGTTGTTAACTTTGTGCCCGCTGATGGGCCAACCTTTGGGCGCACAATCACTTCATCACCTGACCTTGCAGGTATTAATTTTACTGGTTCTGTACCAACTTTCAATTGGCTATGGAATGAAGTAGGGAAAAACCTCAACCGTTACAAAAACTATCCACGATTGATAGGTGAATGTGGaggaaaaaattatcattttgttcATCCAAGTGCAGACACTAGGTCAGTTGTGACTGCCACAATCCGTTCAGCGTTTGAGTATTGTGGGCAGAAATGCTCCGCTTGCTCCAGGATGTATATTCCGAGGTCCTTGTATGAACCTATTAAACAAGGTTTACTGGAGGAGAGATCCAAACTAAAAGTTGGAAATCCAAATGATTTCTCTATATTTACTGGTGCTGTAATTGACAACAAGGCTTTTGACAGAATTACCGGTTACATCAAAGGTGCAAAGAACAATGCGAAGAATAAGATTTTAGGTGGTGGAGAGTATGATAACAGTAAAGGCTATTTTGTCCAGCCCACTATTATTGAGACTGTTGATCCCCATGACAAGCTGATGACAGAAGAAATATTTGGCccagtcctaacaatatatgtatatgaagACCGTGATGTTATGAAGGCTCTTTCCTTAGTCGGCTCATCCACTAAATTTGCTCTAACAGGAGCTGTATTTGCAAATGATAAAGGCTTCCAGCAAACAGCACTGGAGGAATTGAAAACAACAGCGGGCAACTTCTACATCAATGATAAGTCAACCGGCTCTGTTGTCGGTCAACAGCCATTCGGTGGTGGCCGAATGTCTGGCACAAATGACAAGGCCGGGGGACCCAACTATGTCATGCGCTGGACCTCACCGCAATCCATCAAGGAAACATTTGTTCCTCTCAGAGAGATTGACTACCCTTACATGAGAGATTAA